Proteins encoded together in one Schumannella luteola window:
- a CDS encoding phosphatase PAP2 family protein codes for MPVPPTPADDDRGSAGRPLTPREAAAHPVTAARRRPALFAALIVLAAAFGLGALLAVRGSQPPGIDREWMAEIIEHRNPIWEVPSLLFNAIGGGWFAVFVVPLGVLAVLLIVRRPWAALYWALACGASAGLVQLLKALFGRARPHDILVAVDPGSFPSGHTANAATLAVVLGVLLARRWVWVLGAVYVVAMMLSRTYLGAHWMTDTLGGLLIGVAVGLLGWAALAGPVERERQRRRDLAAARYADPSPGGGGAR; via the coding sequence GTGCCCGTTCCGCCGACTCCCGCTGATGACGACCGCGGGAGCGCCGGGCGGCCGCTGACCCCGCGCGAGGCGGCCGCGCATCCCGTCACCGCCGCGCGCCGCCGACCGGCCCTGTTCGCCGCGCTGATCGTGCTCGCCGCCGCCTTCGGACTGGGCGCGCTGCTGGCCGTGCGCGGCAGCCAGCCGCCCGGGATCGACCGCGAGTGGATGGCCGAGATCATCGAGCACCGCAACCCGATCTGGGAGGTGCCGTCGCTGCTGTTCAACGCGATCGGCGGCGGCTGGTTCGCGGTGTTCGTCGTGCCGCTCGGGGTGCTCGCGGTGCTGCTGATCGTGCGGCGGCCGTGGGCCGCGCTGTACTGGGCGCTCGCGTGCGGAGCCAGCGCCGGGCTCGTGCAGCTGCTCAAGGCGCTGTTCGGACGGGCGCGGCCGCACGACATCCTCGTCGCCGTCGATCCGGGGTCGTTCCCCTCGGGCCACACCGCCAACGCCGCCACGCTCGCCGTCGTGCTCGGAGTGCTGCTCGCGCGGCGCTGGGTCTGGGTGCTCGGCGCGGTCTACGTCGTCGCGATGATGCTGAGCCGCACCTACCTCGGCGCGCACTGGATGACCGACACGCTCGGCGGGCTGCTCATCGGCGTCGCGGTCGGGCTGCTGGGATGGGCGGCGCTCGCCGGGCCGGTCGAGCGCGAGCGGCAGCGGCGACGCGACCTCGCGGCGGCGCGGTACGCCGACCCCTCGCCCGGCGGCGGGGGTGCGCGCTAG
- a CDS encoding saccharopine dehydrogenase family protein — MRILLVGAGGVGDAFARIAARRSFYELIVVTDYDPARAERTVAWIRERHGDEVASRFRAARIDASDPADVTRVATEHAVTHVMNAVEPKFVPTIFRGALDAGADYLDMAMSLSEPHPTDPHTETGVKLGDDQFAQAGDWESAGRLALVGIGVEPGLSDVLARYASDVLFESIDELGVRDGANLVVRDETGAEIFAPSFSIWTTIEECLNPPVIFEKERGWFTTPPFSEPETFVFPEGIGEVECVNVEHEEVLLMPRWLDARRVTFKYGLGAEFIGVLKTLNLLGLDKTAPVRVRSAAGPVEVAPRDVVAASLPDPATIGPRMTGKTCAGVLVTGTGAVGTEWEGRPREVYLFHVADNEWTMAEYGTQCVVWQTALNPVIALELLATGVWTGTGVLGPEAFAARPFLELMARPVADGGYGQPYGHEERTPTTSS, encoded by the coding sequence ATGCGCATCCTTCTCGTCGGGGCGGGCGGTGTCGGCGACGCCTTCGCGCGCATCGCCGCGCGACGCTCCTTCTACGAGTTGATCGTCGTGACCGACTACGACCCGGCGCGAGCCGAGCGCACGGTCGCGTGGATCCGCGAGCGGCACGGCGACGAGGTCGCGTCGCGGTTCCGGGCGGCCCGCATCGACGCCTCCGATCCGGCCGATGTGACGCGGGTCGCGACCGAGCACGCGGTGACGCACGTGATGAACGCAGTCGAGCCGAAGTTCGTGCCGACGATCTTCCGCGGCGCACTGGATGCCGGCGCCGACTACCTCGACATGGCGATGTCGCTGTCGGAGCCGCATCCGACCGATCCGCACACCGAGACCGGGGTGAAGCTCGGCGACGACCAGTTCGCGCAGGCGGGCGACTGGGAGAGCGCGGGGCGTCTGGCGCTGGTCGGCATCGGCGTGGAGCCGGGGCTGTCGGATGTGCTCGCCCGCTACGCGTCGGATGTGCTGTTCGAGTCGATCGACGAGCTCGGCGTGCGCGACGGCGCGAACCTGGTCGTGCGCGACGAGACCGGGGCGGAGATCTTCGCGCCGTCGTTCTCGATCTGGACGACCATCGAGGAATGCCTGAACCCGCCGGTGATCTTCGAGAAGGAGCGCGGCTGGTTCACGACGCCGCCGTTCAGCGAGCCGGAGACCTTCGTCTTCCCCGAGGGCATCGGCGAGGTCGAATGCGTGAACGTCGAGCACGAGGAAGTGCTGCTGATGCCGCGCTGGCTCGACGCTCGCCGGGTGACGTTCAAGTACGGCCTCGGGGCCGAGTTCATCGGCGTGCTGAAGACACTCAACCTCCTCGGCCTCGACAAGACCGCCCCGGTGCGCGTGCGTTCGGCCGCCGGCCCGGTCGAGGTCGCCCCCCGCGATGTCGTGGCGGCATCCCTGCCGGATCCCGCGACGATCGGCCCCCGCATGACCGGCAAGACCTGCGCCGGCGTGCTCGTGACCGGGACCGGCGCGGTCGGCACCGAATGGGAGGGGCGCCCGCGGGAGGTGTATCTGTTCCACGTCGCCGACAACGAATGGACCATGGCCGAATACGGCACCCAGTGCGTCGTCTGGCAGACCGCCCTCAACCCGGTCATCGCCCTCGAACTGCTCGCGACCGGCGTCTGGACCGGCACCGGCGTCCTCGGCCCCGAGGCCTTCGCCGCCCGCCCCTTCCTCGAGCTCATGGCCCGCCCCGTCGCCGACGGCGGCTACGGACAGCCCTACGGCCACGAAGAACGCACCCCCACCACGTCGAGCTGA
- a CDS encoding helicase HerA-like domain-containing protein: MSDAEDKVAAARRALEEAQAALAAAEAEHAGADAERDATPATVEPTAATTPASAPAVDAEPAEPATTAAPAPAAPASVPAAPAAPATPAAPAAPGPLTAPQVDAIRAGYAFDGPALEMGALVNGDALADVPVRIPLGMTNRHGLVAGATGTGKTKTLQVLAEQLSANGVPVFAADIKGDLSGIASPGEGNEKLLARTRGIGQDWAPQAAPTEYYTLGGLGTGIPIRATVSSFGSLLLSKVLGLNQTQESSLALVFHYADQAGLPLLDLSDLRAVLTFLTSDDGKDELTQLGGLSKATAGVILRELIGFADAGADVFFGEPEIDTAQFLRTTADGRGIVSLLEVPSVADQPALFSTFLMWLLADLFNDLPEVGDLDKPKLVFFFDEAHLLFKDASKDFVAQITQTVRLIRSKGVGIFFVTQTPKDVPSDVLAQLGSRVQHQLRAFTPEDAKALKATVTTYPKSGYQLGEVLQSLATGEAIVTVMNEKGAPSPVAWTRLRAPQGSMSPTPLEQIQATVNASPLLAQYGTAIDRESAREILAAKMDAAAAADRAAEEQAQAEADAAQKVKDDEKRAKDEAKAKVQAQRDYERTLAEARRSQGRATTTRTSSSRASTRREKSVAEEILGSTTGRTVIREIVRGIFGTLKRK, from the coding sequence ATGAGTGACGCCGAGGACAAGGTCGCTGCTGCACGTCGGGCGCTCGAGGAGGCGCAGGCGGCGCTCGCCGCCGCCGAGGCGGAGCACGCCGGGGCGGACGCGGAACGGGATGCGACGCCCGCGACCGTCGAGCCGACCGCCGCGACGACTCCTGCATCCGCGCCCGCAGTCGACGCTGAACCCGCCGAGCCCGCCACTACCGCGGCTCCCGCTCCCGCCGCACCCGCCTCCGTCCCCGCCGCTCCCGCAGCTCCCGCGACACCAGCCGCTCCCGCCGCCCCCGGCCCGCTCACCGCACCCCAGGTCGACGCGATCCGCGCCGGGTACGCCTTCGACGGTCCCGCGCTCGAGATGGGCGCCCTCGTGAACGGCGACGCGCTCGCCGACGTGCCCGTGCGCATCCCGCTCGGCATGACCAATCGCCACGGCCTCGTCGCCGGCGCCACCGGAACCGGCAAGACGAAGACGCTGCAGGTGCTCGCCGAGCAGCTCAGCGCCAACGGAGTCCCGGTGTTCGCGGCCGACATCAAGGGTGATCTCTCGGGCATCGCGAGCCCCGGCGAGGGCAACGAGAAGCTGCTCGCCCGCACGCGCGGCATCGGCCAGGACTGGGCCCCGCAGGCCGCCCCGACCGAGTACTACACGCTCGGCGGGCTCGGCACCGGCATCCCGATCCGCGCGACCGTCTCGAGCTTCGGCTCGCTGCTGCTCAGCAAGGTGCTGGGCCTCAACCAGACGCAGGAGTCGAGCCTGGCGCTCGTCTTCCACTACGCCGACCAGGCCGGCCTGCCGCTGCTCGACCTCAGCGACCTGCGGGCGGTGCTGACCTTCCTCACGAGCGACGACGGCAAGGATGAGCTCACCCAGCTCGGCGGCCTGTCGAAGGCGACCGCAGGCGTCATCCTGCGCGAGCTGATCGGCTTCGCCGACGCGGGCGCGGATGTCTTCTTCGGCGAGCCGGAGATCGACACGGCCCAGTTCCTGCGCACGACGGCCGACGGCCGCGGCATCGTCAGCCTGCTCGAGGTGCCGAGCGTCGCCGACCAGCCGGCGCTGTTCTCGACGTTCCTCATGTGGCTGCTGGCCGATCTGTTCAACGACCTGCCCGAGGTCGGCGACCTCGACAAGCCGAAGCTGGTGTTCTTCTTCGACGAGGCCCACCTGCTGTTCAAGGACGCGTCGAAGGATTTCGTGGCGCAGATCACCCAGACGGTGCGCCTCATCCGCTCGAAGGGCGTCGGCATCTTCTTCGTCACGCAGACGCCGAAGGACGTGCCGTCGGATGTGCTCGCCCAGCTCGGCAGCCGAGTGCAGCACCAGCTGCGCGCCTTCACTCCCGAGGACGCGAAGGCGCTCAAGGCGACCGTGACGACCTACCCGAAGAGCGGCTACCAGCTCGGCGAGGTGCTGCAGTCGCTCGCGACCGGCGAGGCGATCGTGACCGTCATGAACGAGAAGGGCGCGCCGTCGCCCGTCGCCTGGACCCGCCTGCGCGCCCCGCAGGGTTCCATGTCGCCGACGCCGCTCGAGCAGATCCAGGCGACCGTGAACGCCTCGCCGCTGCTCGCGCAGTACGGCACCGCGATCGACCGCGAGTCGGCGCGCGAGATCCTGGCCGCGAAGATGGATGCCGCCGCCGCGGCCGACCGCGCCGCCGAGGAGCAGGCCCAGGCCGAGGCGGATGCCGCGCAGAAGGTCAAGGACGACGAGAAGCGCGCGAAGGACGAGGCGAAGGCGAAGGTCCAGGCGCAGCGCGACTACGAGCGCACCCTCGCCGAGGCTCGCCGCAGTCAGGGCCGCGCCACCACGACCCGCACCTCGTCGAGCCGCGCATCCACCCGCCGAGAGAAGTCGGTGGCCGAGGAGATCCTCGGCTCGACGACCGGTCGCACGGTCATCCGCGAGATCGTGCGCGGCATCTTCGGCACGCTGAAGCGCAAGTAG